In Candidatus Methanomethylicota archaeon, the sequence AATGAATTGAAGGGGTATTCTTCTCAAAGGGAGTATGCCAGGATTTATAATGAAATTGAAGATGAATATATGGAGTTATGCTTGAAGATTAATGAAATTAGGGAAAGTTCTTCTTGTAAAATAATATAAGTGGAATTTGGCGAAGACTTTGCCAGCTGAGTATAGATGGGGCGTTCTTAATACTTGCCTCCTAAAAGTTGCATAATCTCAAAATATGCTTAACTCAATTTTTGACATATGAAGAGTTAGATAGTTCACGTGATATATTGGGTAACTCATTTTAGTAAATCTTGTTTGAGTCCATAATTCACATTGGAATCGTGAACTTTTTCATGTAAACAAGCCTATATACCCATTAATTTGTAGAGCTTCTCCATATTGATGCTTTTCCTAACCTTCCTGGCAATTTTCGGTATAGTCTCTTTCCACACATCCAGATTAACCCTTTCCTTCGAGAATAGTGGGTCTAGGGGTGGTATCTTCGATAACTCCTCTAGGTATGGTATCTCCCCCAACACTTCAATGGGTATTGATAATGTCTTAAGCCATGTCTCCTCAACTTTCCTAACTCCATATTTAAAGATTCTCTCCGGAATCCCCATCTCTTCAACTATTTCCCTCTTGAGATCTCTCTGTTGAAATCTGTTTATGATAATCCCCTTAACAATACCCCTCTCCTCCTCGGATAGGTAGTGGTAGGTTGCTGCAGCTGAATCTATGCTACTTGCAAGTAGGATTACTGAGGCTGAGGCAAGTTTTGCAATCCACATATTTGGTATATCTAGGAGTTTGCTGAGGAATCCAATTCCCAAAACCTTCGATGGACCAGTCCCTTCTATGCATACAATATCGTAATTGCTCATTAGATAGTGTAGGCAACTTTCTATGGAACTCATAATCCTATTATAGAATTCATTGACATGAGCAAACATTTTAATCCCCTCCCTCATAAGTCCAATTAGAGACATACTATACCTTTCAATAACCCTCCCCTCAAGGATCAACTCAAACTCCCCATTCCCAAGAGGTTTTGGAGTGAAGGGGTTCATCCTATAATCAGGTTCTATGCCTGCTGCAATTGCTTGAAGAGCTTGGGAATACCCGAACTCCCTCCCCTCACTATCCCTATAAACCACATTGGTCAAGTTTAATGCTTTGAAGGGTGCAACCCTATATCCATCCTCTGAAAATAATCTGCATAGAAGTGCAATCGTCAAACTCTTACCAATACCGGTACCAGTAACTCCAGCAGCTTGAATGGCTATAGCTTTAGCCTTCACAATCATCTATACTCCACGGCGATATTTAAGTTTTCAAATTCAAAAATCTAAGGATATGCTGTGGGTAGCTGTCCATGTGACGTCTAAATATAATCATGAAGTTAAATTGGAGAATTAAAACTGAAGTTATATTCTTCAACCCTTAATGCCTTTTCACTATTCATTAATGTATGTTGGTAAATGTAATGGAATTTTGCAATAGTATAATATACCATTAAAATAATACATTTGTAGTAGGGTTAGTTAAATTGATTGATGAATCCAGTATTGCAATAGAGTTTATTGATGTTGCTTTAAGTGATTTTGGTGCTTCAAAGCTTCTATTTGATGGTGGCTTTTATCCTCAAGCTCTCTTCATGCTTCAACAATCCCTTGAGAAGGCTGCTAAAGCAATACTCTTAAAACTTAAGCTTGTGGATGTTGAGGGGATTGGTGAAAAGATTGGGCATTCCATTAAGAGAGTGTCGCTTGAATCGATAATGCTGAAAATAGCAATGGAATTCATAGACTCCATAACTTACGAGCTACTTGCACACTTAAATGAAGTTAAACTATATGCCTCTAATGATCATAGGATAGCCATAGATAAACTTTGCAATGAGCTTAAGGAGAACATAAATCAAACAATAACTATAGCATCAAGCCTTCTAAGCAAACCAGCGAGGAGTAGAGGGGAGATATATAAAATGTATGGTAGGGTTAAAGTTCTCAGTAGGAAAGCGTTGAGTAAACTGGATGAGGAAACCCTTAAAGGAATCAATGAATTGATGTGTGAGATAAACATGGAAAGATTCATAAAACTCATACCAAACGAAATTACAAAGACAATAACGAGCCTCCAAAAGATGTTGTCATCGGCAATGAATTACATAACCTCAAATGAGCAACGCATAGAAATATGCAAAACATACGAGGAGCAAATGAATCGATTCGTAATGAAGCTTCAATTGGCAATCACACTATACATGCTAATATTATGGTATAAACCATTCGAGAAGAAAATATCCCAACTAAGATATCCAAACCATAAAATGAAACACAACCCAATAAACATAAACGAAAACACAACACTAACACAATGGGCCAAGATGATCATCGAAAAAATTAACGAGACGGACATGCTGAAATGCATAAAGGAACTTGTGAAAGAAAAGATTGAATCCCAAAAGTGTAGAGAGACTCTAGAATTTTTAAAGAAGGACATGATAAACACATCATCATCCATTACATCATTACAAATGTAAAGTGTATTCAGCTTTAGAATGTGAGGTCGCAAATTACTTAAATTTGAGGAAGAAAATATGTGATTTTGTGAAAAAGCGATTAATGATTAAGGGACAAAAAGTTCAAGATGTGAATTATAAACTCCTACTCTTCGAATTTGCGGAATTAAATAGATTGATGGGGTTTCATGTTAGGAACATTGATGGAGATGTTGAAGTCCTCATGGAAGGGGATGAGAAGAATATAGACAACTTCATTAAAACTGTAATGATATCGCATCCTCCACATGTGAAGGTGGAGAAAATAATTACTGAAGAATATGAAGGGATTGTGATGAGTATTGAAAGCTTTTACAGGCTCTTCAAACTACAATTATTAGTTGAAATAGCTGAGATAATGGAAAGAATGGTACGAGCCCTAAAGAATGCTGAGCTGAAAAACTCAATAGAATTGTAAAGTCATATTTAAATTTTAACAAGGTTAAAATATAATAGTCTGGATAGATAGATCGAAGAGTTAGAGGGTTCTTGCAACGATCACCACATATATATACCTTAAATTTTATCAAAATATAGTAGGAAGATAAGGAATGATGTCAACGGAATTTATTCTCCAAGAATATGCAAGAAGGTACACGATTTTGCCTACCTCCACCATTATAAAACATGTTAATACCTATCTTACTGAGAAAGTGAAGGAATTCGTGGGCAGGGACATCTTTGAGAAACTTGCTGAAGCCGTAGAGGAGGGTACAACATGTGAGGTTTCTGAAATCCTTACCACTGAAAACATTGATAAGGCATTTTCTTCATTGGCAGAGAAGTTCTGGCTCAGGCTAGCTTTACCTATGTTTGATATAAATCAGAAGGTTTTCAGCTTTACTGTGGAAGATTTTTCAAGGATGATGAAGCTGGAAGAGGATATAGCATATGAGGTGACAAGGCTTCTGAGAAGTAGCGGTTACAAATATGCTGAAGAACTTGTGTATGGCTTATCAGCTATGGTGGACTATGATACATGGCTCTTGAAAAAGGTTTCCGAAATCAATTTTGAAGGTTTCATAAAAAGGTTATGGGAAAGAGGTCTTGAAGAGATGTTACAATTATCAGTATATATACGCTACCTATTCTTCGCATGGACATCAGCAACCTCAGCCATACTAAAAATTGTAAAGAGATATAGAGAGGAGAACATAGATATTCTGACAAAATGGTGTAAAACCTACGCAGAAGAAGTCGAAACATATATAGACACCATCGACACGCTTCTCGACGATGAATCATACAAAATCATCGAAAAACTTGGAATAGTGAGGAAGTAAATTTGAGTTGTAAATTAAAATTTGAAAAGCCTGCGGAAAAAGCTATATCCAGTTTACCAGAAATGGTCTCAAAAAGAATTCATAAAAGACTAGAAGAACTAGCGCAGGAGCCATCATGCGAAGAAAGGTTAAAGGGAAAGTTGAAAAACTTGTGTAAAATGCGCATAGGTAATTACAGAGTCATATATTACCTATTACCATGCACTGTTATCATTATCAGAATTGGGAAAAGAGAAAGCTTCTATGAAAAACTCTAAGCTACGATCATTCTCCAGATACTTCTTTGCCTAATCTATGAATCACAATGAATCCTCATAGGTCGGAGTAAACACCATAAGCAAGATTTGGAATATTCTGATAGGAATATTCCAACTAGTAAAATAAATCATCCCTACACTTAACTTACATAATACAATTCTTGGTGTCTCGCTAAGGAATGGTTTAACTATTCAGATATATGTATTACTTGTGCGTTTAAATTTGGGTAAGATTTTAATGCTCGTTAATTTTAGGTGATGTGGGGGCGTATGGTTATGGTATTGGATTTCTATGATCGTATAGTGAATTTGTTTGGTGTGGAGAGGGCTGCTTCATGTGTGGCTGAAATTCAGTATTTGATGGATAAGGGGTATGATGAGGAGCATATTTTAACTTTATTAAATGATTATGCTCTTCCAGTAGGAGTGTTTTATATACTTTCAGTGTTGGTTAGGAGTAAGTTGAGCGTTGATGATTTGAGGAGTTCACTGTCATTCCTGTTTGGTGGGCATAGAATTATTGTAGAGAAGGTTGCTGGATTATTGAAGCCTCATTCGAGAATTCTTGATTTTGGGTGTGGTCAAGGGATTCTCAGCTGCTCACTTGCAATGAGAGGCTTTGAAGTCTATGGTGTTGACATATCCCCAGAAGCTATTCAAATTGCAAATAAACTTGCTGAGAATCTTAAGTGCAAAGTATATTTCCAATCAATTGATGGTGGCACAATCCCATTTCCAGATGGATACTTTGATGCAATATTTTGTGTATGGACTCTACATGAAATCCCGCAAAACCAGATGTTAGAGATATTAAGAGAATTTCATCGAGTATTACGGGAAGAGGGATATCTATTCAT encodes:
- a CDS encoding HEPN domain-containing protein, which gives rise to MIDESSIAIEFIDVALSDFGASKLLFDGGFYPQALFMLQQSLEKAAKAILLKLKLVDVEGIGEKIGHSIKRVSLESIMLKIAMEFIDSITYELLAHLNEVKLYASNDHRIAIDKLCNELKENINQTITIASSLLSKPARSRGEIYKMYGRVKVLSRKALSKLDEETLKGINELMCEINMERFIKLIPNEITKTITSLQKMLSSAMNYITSNEQRIEICKTYEEQMNRFVMKLQLAITLYMLILWYKPFEKKISQLRYPNHKMKHNPININENTTLTQWAKMIIEKINETDMLKCIKELVKEKIESQKCRETLEFLKKDMINTSSSITSLQM
- a CDS encoding acylphosphatase, whose translation is MRKKICDFVKKRLMIKGQKVQDVNYKLLLFEFAELNRLMGFHVRNIDGDVEVLMEGDEKNIDNFIKTVMISHPPHVKVEKIITEEYEGIVMSIESFYRLFKLQLLVEIAEIMERMVRALKNAELKNSIEL
- a CDS encoding type II toxin-antitoxin system RelE/ParE family toxin codes for the protein MSCKLKFEKPAEKAISSLPEMVSKRIHKRLEELAQEPSCEERLKGKLKNLCKMRIGNYRVIYYLLPCTVIIIRIGKRESFYEKL
- a CDS encoding class I SAM-dependent methyltransferase, which translates into the protein MVMVLDFYDRIVNLFGVERAASCVAEIQYLMDKGYDEEHILTLLNDYALPVGVFYILSVLVRSKLSVDDLRSSLSFLFGGHRIIVEKVAGLLKPHSRILDFGCGQGILSCSLAMRGFEVYGVDISPEAIQIANKLAENLKCKVYFQSIDGGTIPFPDGYFDAIFCVWTLHEIPQNQMLEILREFHRVLREEGYLFIIDQEHVTPFELIKASMNKVGFEICSEVGVSPVYDHGKMSKAILIEYVKGSKSQNNSDIKLVVH
- a CDS encoding AAA family ATPase yields the protein MKAKAIAIQAAGVTGTGIGKSLTIALLCRLFSEDGYRVAPFKALNLTNVVYRDSEGREFGYSQALQAIAAGIEPDYRMNPFTPKPLGNGEFELILEGRVIERYSMSLIGLMREGIKMFAHVNEFYNRIMSSIESCLHYLMSNYDIVCIEGTGPSKVLGIGFLSKLLDIPNMWIAKLASASVILLASSIDSAAATYHYLSEEERGIVKGIIINRFQQRDLKREIVEEMGIPERIFKYGVRKVEETWLKTLSIPIEVLGEIPYLEELSKIPPLDPLFSKERVNLDVWKETIPKIARKVRKSINMEKLYKLMGI